In the genome of Gemmatimonadota bacterium, one region contains:
- a CDS encoding DNA methyltransferase gives MITVYRGDNLKVLRPFTDGAFDLIYIDPPFNTGRVQRRSRVRTRADVDGSRTGFGGRRYAVESVASGAYGDSFGDYLGFLGPRLEEARRLLSATGSLFVHLDAREVHYVKVWMDTLFGRASFINEIVWAYDYGARSTKRWSAKHDTILWYAKDPERYTFNAAASDRLPYMAPGLVTPEKRARGKMPTDTWWNTIVSPTGKEKTGYPTQKPLAILERIVKVHSSPGDQLLDFFAGSGSFGDAADRHGRDVTLVDESAEAIRVMRARFRGREVRFVPVRSAR, from the coding sequence GTGATAACGGTCTACCGTGGCGACAACCTGAAGGTGCTCCGTCCGTTCACGGACGGCGCGTTTGATCTCATTTATATCGATCCGCCCTTCAATACGGGGCGCGTGCAGCGCCGGAGCCGCGTGCGGACACGCGCCGACGTGGACGGCTCCCGCACCGGGTTCGGCGGCCGCCGCTACGCGGTAGAAAGTGTGGCCAGCGGCGCCTACGGCGACAGCTTCGGCGACTACCTCGGCTTTCTCGGCCCTCGGCTTGAGGAAGCACGCCGACTGCTCAGCGCCACCGGGAGCCTGTTCGTGCACCTCGATGCGCGTGAGGTGCATTACGTGAAAGTGTGGATGGACACCCTTTTCGGTCGCGCAAGCTTTATCAACGAGATCGTGTGGGCGTACGACTATGGCGCTCGCTCAACCAAGCGGTGGTCGGCCAAACACGACACCATTCTCTGGTACGCAAAGGACCCGGAGCGGTACACCTTCAATGCGGCCGCCAGCGATCGGTTGCCGTACATGGCGCCCGGGCTGGTGACGCCGGAGAAGCGTGCGCGCGGCAAGATGCCCACGGATACATGGTGGAACACGATCGTCAGCCCAACCGGCAAGGAAAAAACAGGCTACCCCACACAAAAGCCGCTCGCGATTCTCGAGCGCATTGTGAAGGTGCATTCGTCGCCGGGCGACCAGTTGCTCGACTTCTTTGCGGGGAGCGGTTCGTTTGGCGATGCCGCGGACCGGCACGGACGCGACGTTACCCTCGTTGACGAGAGCGCCGAAGCCATTCGCGTAATGCGCGCGCGGTTCCGCGGGCGTGAGGTGCGGTTCGTGCCGGTGCGCTCGGCGCGTTAG
- the pap gene encoding polyphosphate:AMP phosphotransferase: MFESAELGHTVDKKRWDAQVPALREALLQAQFALSQQKRCPVILLIGGVDGATSGETVKRLLEWMDPRHISVRSFPEPTDDERQRPPMWRFWQSLPPKGKIGILFGGWHTTPIVDRAEGRSTAAELDQSIQRIVRFERMLVAEGALLLKYWLHIPKEAQRLRLKTLAKDPKTAWRVTALDRQRLKRYDAFRKVAEHFIRQTSSGDAPWLITEATDERYRDLTVGQSVLAAVQERVAEKKSARAVDRTPPLLPPIDAKDVLSELDFSKTITKAKYETQLERWQGKLATLTRDRRFRDRALVAVFEGNDAAGKGGAIRRIVGPLDPRQYEIIPIAAPTEEERAQPYLWRFWRHVPKLGGATIFDRSWYGRVLVERVEGFAPESEWMRAYSEINDFEHQMVRFGVVVVKFWLAVTKDEQLKRFKDRERTPFKQFKITDDDWRNRKKWDAYRQAACDMVDRTSTTKAPWTLVPSNDKHWARIHVLKTVCGAIERSLER, translated from the coding sequence ATGTTCGAATCCGCCGAGCTTGGCCACACCGTAGACAAGAAGCGTTGGGACGCACAGGTCCCCGCCCTGCGCGAGGCGCTGTTGCAAGCGCAGTTCGCGCTCTCACAGCAAAAGCGCTGCCCCGTCATTCTGCTCATTGGCGGCGTGGACGGCGCCACCAGCGGCGAGACGGTCAAGCGCCTGCTCGAGTGGATGGACCCTCGGCATATCTCGGTGCGCTCCTTTCCAGAGCCGACTGACGACGAACGCCAACGCCCTCCGATGTGGCGCTTCTGGCAATCGCTGCCGCCCAAAGGAAAGATCGGCATTCTGTTTGGCGGATGGCACACCACGCCGATTGTGGATCGCGCCGAAGGGCGCTCCACGGCCGCGGAGCTCGACCAGAGCATTCAGCGTATTGTGCGATTCGAGCGCATGCTCGTCGCCGAAGGGGCGTTGCTCCTCAAGTACTGGCTGCACATTCCCAAAGAAGCGCAGCGGCTACGCCTCAAGACGCTGGCCAAGGATCCGAAGACCGCTTGGCGAGTCACGGCGTTGGATCGTCAACGGCTCAAACGGTATGACGCTTTTCGCAAAGTGGCGGAGCACTTCATTCGGCAAACCAGCAGCGGCGACGCGCCTTGGCTCATTACCGAAGCCACGGACGAGCGCTATCGCGATCTCACGGTAGGCCAGAGTGTGCTCGCTGCGGTGCAGGAGCGTGTGGCAGAAAAGAAATCCGCCCGCGCGGTGGATCGGACACCACCGTTGTTGCCGCCGATCGACGCCAAAGATGTCCTGAGCGAACTCGATTTTTCCAAGACGATCACCAAGGCCAAGTACGAGACGCAACTCGAACGGTGGCAAGGGAAATTGGCGACCCTTACCCGTGACCGCCGGTTTCGCGATCGTGCGCTCGTTGCAGTATTCGAAGGGAATGATGCCGCCGGCAAGGGAGGCGCGATTCGACGCATCGTCGGGCCGCTGGACCCGCGACAATACGAGATCATTCCCATTGCGGCGCCCACAGAGGAAGAGCGTGCACAGCCGTATCTCTGGCGATTCTGGCGGCACGTGCCAAAGCTCGGCGGCGCCACAATCTTTGACCGGTCGTGGTACGGACGGGTGTTGGTGGAGCGCGTCGAAGGATTTGCCCCGGAATCGGAGTGGATGCGCGCGTATAGCGAGATCAACGACTTTGAGCACCAGATGGTGCGATTTGGCGTTGTGGTCGTAAAATTCTGGCTCGCCGTGACGAAGGACGAGCAGCTCAAGCGGTTTAAGGACCGCGAGCGCACGCCGTTCAAGCAGTTCAAGATTACCGACGACGACTGGCGCAATCGCAAGAAGTGGGATGCGTATCGGCAGGCGGCGTGCGACATGGTAGACCGGACGAGCACCACCAAGGCGCCGTGGACATTAGTGCCCTCCAACGACAAGCATTGGGCGCGCATTCACGTGCTAAAGACGGTGTGTGGCGCGATTGAGCGCTCGTTGGAGCGGTAG